CGGCAGTTTCTCGCCGTAGTCGGGCAGCAGACGTTGCCAGAGGTTTTGCTGGATGCCGGCGGCGAGTGCGTCGGTGCCGGTCAGCACGATGTCGATATCGGAACGCCCCGCGGCCTGCATGGCCTTGATCTTGCCCGGCAATTGCGGCGCGGGTGCGTTCGTGAAGGTGATCTTCGAGACGAGATCCGGGTACTTGTCGCGGAAGGCCTCGAAGCCCTTCTGCGTGAGCGCCAGATTGCCCGCCACATCCACAATGTTCAACGTGACCGGCGCGGCGTATGCGCCCGTCGCGACACTCCCCAATACGGCGGCACATGCCACTGCGCCAAGCGTGCGTTGCCAGAATCCCCTGCGGCTGAAGGCCATGCTGTCTCCTCTACGTTGAAATTCTCGTAAGTCATCATATGACTGAGACGTTGAATTTGCAATCGGGAGACAGGCCGCATCGCCTCAGAGATTTCCCTAGGAGATCGAGCTATTGTTGTTTTTTCTGGCGATTCCTGGCGTTTTTACGCCACCAAGGTGTCTTTGATCAGGGATTTCACCGATAGAGGGATCCTTGGTGCGTCACCTAAATTACGCCAAGTCATACGATGACGTAAAAGTTGAAAAAAACGCCTTAATACCATCGCCGCTTCGGCATTCGAGCCGAAGGTGGCTCAGGACAAGTTGCCGTGAAAATCCAGCGCATCACGATCACCCCGATTGCCTTTCGCGACCCGCCCCTGCTCAATGCGGCGGGCATCCACGAGCCGTATGCCTTGCGCTCGATCATCGAGATCGAAACCGACAACGGTCACGTCGGACTCGGGGAGACATACGGCGATGCCCCGGTGCTCGCGTTGCTTGAAAATACCCGTCCCCATCTGATCGGCATGGATCCGTTCGACACGAACGGCCTGCGTGAGCGCGTGGCGGCGGTGGTTCGACGAGGGGTCGGCGGCGAACGCGTCGAGTACGAGCTGGCGCCGGGCACCGACCCGCGCAAGGACGCCGAGAAGATCTACTCCGCGTTCGAGGTCCCGTTCCTGGACCTGCAGGCCCGCCACCTCGGCATTCCGCTCGTGGAACTGCTCGGCGGCGCGGTACGCGACGAAGTGCAGTACAGCGCGTACCTGTTCTTCAAGTACGCGCAGCACATCGATGCGCCCGCGAGCGGCTATCCCGTCGACCCGTGGGGCGAGACGTTGAACGCCGACCAACTGGTCGCCCAGGCCCGCACGATGATCGACACCTACGGCTTCGGCAGCATCAAGCTCAAGGCCGGCGTGCTCGAACCGGCGCAGGAAGTGCAGTGCCTCAAGGCCCTCAGGCGCGCGTTTCCAGACAAGCCGCTGCGCATCGATCCGAACGGCAACTGGTCGCTCGCGACCGCCATCGCGATGGGGCGCGAACTCGCGGGCGATCTCGAATACTACGAGGATCCCACGCCCACCC
The Pandoraea pulmonicola DNA segment above includes these coding regions:
- a CDS encoding glucarate dehydratase family protein, whose product is MKIQRITITPIAFRDPPLLNAAGIHEPYALRSIIEIETDNGHVGLGETYGDAPVLALLENTRPHLIGMDPFDTNGLRERVAAVVRRGVGGERVEYELAPGTDPRKDAEKIYSAFEVPFLDLQARHLGIPLVELLGGAVRDEVQYSAYLFFKYAQHIDAPASGYPVDPWGETLNADQLVAQARTMIDTYGFGSIKLKAGVLEPAQEVQCLKALRRAFPDKPLRIDPNGNWSLATAIAMGRELAGDLEYYEDPTPTLEGMAALHRATGMPLATNMVVTDLRQFRENVRLGGAQIVLSDHHYWGGLRDTQLLARMCETFDLGLSMHSNSHLGISLMAMTHLAASVPRLSYACDTHYPWQAPDEEVVRGGKIAIRNGAVAVTQAPGLGLEIDPDQLAKLHEQYLRCGLRTRNDAVQMRKYQPDWSGKAPRF